A genomic segment from Chitinophaga flava encodes:
- a CDS encoding tetratricopeptide repeat protein: protein MAQDARELYNTATNFMRNGDYSNAVLVLNQALQLEPDNFEFRKQLGFTFYLKGDLNKAKSVIEPLLSKKEADVQVFQIAGNIYKGREEWKTVQKMYDKALRKFPNSGELYNDNGSLQMGFKMYDAALRSWLKGIEQDPGFPGNYYNATKTYYYSNTPLWSIIYGEIFMNMESFTTRTAEVRNIVLESYKRLFNDPSLLDSMVPEEEGKKGRKGRSEDSFIQAYKQCLGKQLSVITGGVDPDALIMARTRFLLDWYSNQSGRYPYSLFDFQQKMLQQGMFESYNHWLFGPAANQAAYKAWIALHKQDYDDFLKYQRNHPLKPRPEEYYNDGKFTLINAGY from the coding sequence ATGGCGCAGGATGCAAGGGAATTGTACAATACCGCCACCAATTTCATGCGTAATGGAGATTACTCCAATGCCGTACTGGTATTGAACCAGGCTTTACAATTGGAACCGGACAATTTTGAATTCCGGAAACAACTGGGCTTTACCTTTTATCTGAAAGGAGATCTTAACAAAGCAAAGAGTGTGATAGAACCGCTGCTCAGCAAAAAAGAAGCGGACGTGCAGGTATTCCAGATCGCAGGCAACATTTATAAGGGCCGGGAAGAATGGAAGACCGTACAGAAAATGTACGATAAAGCGCTGCGTAAATTCCCCAACAGTGGAGAACTTTATAATGACAATGGCAGTCTCCAGATGGGATTCAAAATGTATGATGCCGCTTTACGCAGCTGGCTCAAAGGTATTGAACAGGACCCTGGATTTCCGGGCAATTATTACAATGCCACCAAAACATACTATTACAGCAACACCCCGTTGTGGAGTATCATATATGGCGAGATCTTCATGAACATGGAGAGCTTTACCACCCGCACTGCTGAGGTCAGGAATATAGTGCTGGAATCCTATAAAAGGTTATTCAATGATCCTTCTCTGCTGGACAGTATGGTACCGGAAGAAGAGGGAAAGAAAGGCAGGAAAGGAAGAAGTGAAGATAGTTTTATACAGGCCTACAAACAATGCCTGGGTAAGCAGCTGAGTGTAATTACCGGCGGTGTGGACCCCGATGCACTGATCATGGCGCGCACCCGTTTTCTGCTGGACTGGTACAGTAATCAGAGTGGCCGTTATCCATATTCGCTCTTTGATTTCCAGCAGAAGATGCTGCAACAGGGTATGTTTGAATCCTACAACCACTGGTTGTTTGGCCCTGCCGCCAACCAGGCTGCCTATAAGGCATGGATAGCACTGCATAAGCAGGATTACGATGATTTTCTGAAATATCAGCGGAATCACCCTTTGAAACCCAGACCTGAAGAGTATTATAACGATGGTAAATTTACGCTGATCAACGCAGGATATTGA
- a CDS encoding YceI family protein yields MRSIVFFLLLSGMIAACEQAPKADKASATNAQTVGTATGHAYLADTATSVVEWIGTKPTGKHHGTLRLVGGAVYIKDTLITGGQLVINMHSLQDVDLRADTAMKNKLERELKSDAFFNVERYSTAVFEITAIKSYHPVVGEEVELKDATHLISGNLTLKGITENISFPARIQLNNDELVATANFNIDRTLWGINYRADKSLQDKLINSQVNIGFHVRAAR; encoded by the coding sequence ATGAGAAGTATTGTTTTTTTTCTATTGCTATCAGGTATGATAGCAGCCTGCGAGCAGGCTCCTAAGGCAGACAAGGCCAGCGCTACCAACGCGCAGACCGTTGGGACTGCTACCGGACACGCTTATCTGGCAGATACCGCCACCAGTGTGGTAGAATGGATAGGTACCAAACCTACCGGCAAACACCATGGTACCCTTCGGCTGGTAGGTGGTGCTGTGTATATCAAAGACACCCTGATTACCGGCGGCCAGCTGGTGATCAACATGCATTCCCTCCAGGATGTAGACCTGCGCGCAGATACCGCCATGAAAAACAAACTGGAAAGGGAACTGAAGAGTGATGCTTTTTTTAATGTGGAAAGATATTCCACAGCTGTTTTCGAAATCACTGCTATCAAATCTTACCATCCTGTTGTTGGTGAAGAAGTAGAACTGAAAGACGCCACCCACCTGATTTCCGGCAACCTTACCCTCAAAGGGATCACTGAAAATATTTCTTTCCCCGCCCGCATACAGCTTAACAACGATGAGCTGGTAGCCACTGCCAACTTCAATATTGACCGTACACTCTGGGGTATCAACTACCGGGCAGACAAATCCTTACAGGACAAACTGATCAATTCACAGGTGAATATCGGGTTTCATGTGAGGGCTGCCAGATAG
- a CDS encoding zinc dependent phospholipase C family protein, which translates to MLTRTLIVFTISFIVFTGCHGKVYGWGFFAHERINRLAVFCLPPEMMVLYKPYLEYIRVHATDPDKRRYMVAAEAPRHYLDIDVFDKPPYRQIPRSWQDALARYGADSLQRNGILPWHLEKMMAMLTKAFRERDQQRILQLSAEAGHYLADAHVPLHVCSNHNGQLTGQHGIHGLWESRIPELLADEEFDYWAGKARYIADWRVYVWQIVTSSGLAADTVLKKERLLREQMPASQRYAYEIRNGVLTRTYAEGYTKAYQQLLGDMVSRRMKQAIAAVAACWYTAWVNAGQPALQELQHTALTESELQEIEQLQRRWTEGRMLGRQE; encoded by the coding sequence ATGTTAACCCGTACCCTGATTGTTTTCACAATAAGTTTTATTGTTTTTACTGGTTGCCATGGGAAGGTCTATGGATGGGGCTTTTTTGCCCATGAGCGGATCAACCGGCTGGCGGTGTTTTGTTTGCCGCCAGAGATGATGGTTTTATACAAGCCTTATCTGGAGTACATCCGGGTACACGCCACTGATCCGGACAAACGCCGGTATATGGTGGCGGCGGAGGCACCCCGGCATTATCTGGATATTGATGTCTTTGACAAGCCGCCGTACCGGCAGATCCCACGTAGCTGGCAGGATGCTCTGGCACGTTATGGCGCTGATTCATTACAGCGGAACGGCATACTACCCTGGCATCTGGAGAAGATGATGGCGATGCTGACCAAGGCTTTCCGGGAGCGGGATCAGCAACGTATACTGCAACTTTCAGCAGAAGCCGGACATTATCTTGCAGACGCTCATGTGCCTTTGCATGTATGTTCCAATCACAACGGGCAGCTGACGGGGCAACATGGCATTCATGGTTTATGGGAATCGCGGATACCGGAGCTACTGGCTGATGAGGAGTTTGACTATTGGGCCGGCAAGGCGCGGTACATTGCAGACTGGCGGGTGTATGTATGGCAGATAGTGACCAGTAGCGGACTTGCGGCCGACACGGTATTGAAAAAAGAAAGACTGTTGCGTGAACAGATGCCTGCATCTCAACGTTATGCATATGAGATCAGGAACGGTGTGTTAACAAGGACTTACGCTGAAGGGTATACGAAAGCTTATCAGCAGTTGCTGGGTGATATGGTATCCCGGAGAATGAAGCAGGCAATCGCTGCTGTGGCAGCCTGCTGGTACACGGCCTGGGTAAATGCAGGCCAGCCGGCACTTCAGGAGCTTCAACATACAGCCCTTACTGAAAGCGAGTTACAGGAGATTGAACAGTTGCAACGGCGATGGACAGAGGGACGGATGTTGGGCAGACAGGAATAA
- a CDS encoding DUF1015 domain-containing protein: protein MAIIRPFKGLRPKEELAAKVAARPYDVLSSEEAKAAAAGNPHSYYHVSKSEIDLPEGTDSHSQQVYDKAAENLQKLVKEGVLFQEEQPAYYIYKLVMNGRSQTGLVCASSVDDYNKGIIKKHEFTRPDKELDRINHIKTTQAQTGNVFLAYNDVPEMNALIDHWQQQNKPTYDFTADDGIQHTIWVINTPAAVQEITTLFAEKVPCTYIADGHHRAASASLVQKEFQEKGKITSVENPVNYFLTTIFPASQLAILDYNRLVKDLNGLSKADLLSRLDYDFTVEEIGHQPQHPSMLHEFGMYLEGTWYRLVAKEGTYTTDPIGILDVTILSNNILDKHLGIKDQRTDKRIDFVGGIRGLQELVKRVDSGEMKVAFALYPVTIQQLFDIADSGNVMPPKSTWFEPKLRDGLITHMI, encoded by the coding sequence ATGGCTATTATCAGACCTTTTAAAGGATTAAGACCCAAGGAAGAACTGGCGGCAAAAGTAGCTGCAAGGCCTTATGACGTGCTCAGTTCGGAAGAAGCTAAAGCGGCAGCTGCCGGTAACCCGCATTCCTACTATCATGTTTCAAAATCTGAAATAGACCTGCCGGAAGGAACAGATTCCCACAGCCAGCAGGTATATGATAAAGCAGCGGAAAATCTGCAAAAGCTGGTGAAAGAAGGCGTATTGTTCCAGGAAGAACAACCTGCCTACTACATCTACAAACTTGTTATGAACGGCCGCTCCCAGACAGGTCTGGTATGCGCATCCTCTGTTGATGACTATAACAAAGGCATCATTAAAAAACATGAGTTTACCCGCCCCGACAAGGAACTGGACCGTATTAACCATATCAAGACCACACAGGCCCAAACCGGTAATGTGTTTCTCGCCTATAACGACGTGCCCGAAATGAATGCACTGATCGACCATTGGCAGCAACAAAACAAACCTACCTACGACTTCACCGCCGACGATGGCATCCAGCATACCATCTGGGTGATCAACACTCCGGCTGCTGTACAGGAGATCACTACCCTGTTCGCCGAAAAAGTGCCCTGCACCTACATCGCCGACGGACACCACCGTGCTGCCTCCGCCAGCCTGGTACAGAAAGAATTCCAGGAAAAAGGGAAAATCACTTCTGTGGAAAATCCGGTCAACTACTTCCTGACCACCATCTTCCCTGCCAGCCAGCTGGCCATTCTGGATTATAACCGTTTGGTAAAAGACCTCAACGGCCTGAGCAAAGCTGATCTGCTGTCCCGACTCGACTACGACTTTACAGTAGAAGAAATCGGCCACCAGCCCCAGCATCCGTCTATGCTCCATGAATTCGGCATGTACCTGGAAGGAACCTGGTACCGCCTCGTTGCCAAAGAAGGTACTTACACTACCGATCCTATCGGCATCCTGGACGTAACCATCCTCTCCAACAATATCCTGGACAAACACCTGGGCATCAAAGATCAGCGTACCGACAAACGCATCGACTTCGTAGGCGGTATCCGCGGTCTGCAGGAACTCGTAAAACGGGTAGATAGTGGTGAAATGAAAGTAGCTTTTGCCCTGTACCCCGTTACCATACAGCAACTGTTTGATATTGCCGACAGTGGTAATGTGATGCCACCAAAAAGCACCTGGTTTGAGCCTAAACTGCGCGACGGCCTGATCACACACATGATTTAA
- the paaN gene encoding phenylacetic acid degradation protein PaaN, which produces MLVTKHQNTIDAAVKANHARTFYSHYPEHPKAYGEEAHAKGVQSYQQLLNKPFRQLLQTGETGWVGEEVSPYTQEVLGVTYPIFAIDDLIKKATAAGQQWGHTDVRERAAVLTETLERIKDYFFDIANATMHTTGQSFMMSFQASGPHANDRALEAIATGYHELQRYPSELEWEKPMGKTTIRLKKTFKAIPKGIGVVIGCSTFPVWNTLPGVYADLITGNPVIIKPHPRAILPIAIAVGAIQQVLQENGYDPHLCQLAADSSDNLIAKKLAEHPDVQLIDYTGSSAFGNYVESLPGKTVFTEKAGVNSVLLDSVKDLDAVIQNLAFSVSLYSGQMCTAPQNFFIPETGISTAAGHVSFNEVVQRFKDAVVALVTNPKMGPGTLGALQNEATAARVQEAQQLGGKVVLASTAVNNEEFSNARVMAPAILEVTSADNNIYEKELFGPVVLVIKTKDTAHTIQLAKQMARKHGAITCAAYTTDNATKEMIADEMNSVFTPVSFNLTGYIWVNQHAAFSDFHVSGGNPAGNASFTNQEFIIKRFVWVGNRELME; this is translated from the coding sequence ATGCTCGTTACGAAACACCAAAACACGATTGATGCCGCTGTTAAAGCGAATCACGCAAGAACTTTCTATTCGCATTACCCGGAGCATCCCAAAGCATACGGAGAAGAAGCCCATGCAAAAGGCGTACAGAGCTACCAACAGCTGCTCAACAAACCTTTCCGGCAGCTCCTGCAAACCGGCGAAACCGGATGGGTGGGTGAAGAAGTATCTCCCTATACCCAGGAAGTGCTGGGTGTTACCTATCCCATCTTTGCGATAGACGACCTGATAAAAAAAGCCACCGCAGCCGGTCAACAATGGGGCCATACTGATGTCAGGGAAAGAGCAGCCGTACTAACGGAAACGCTCGAACGAATCAAAGACTACTTTTTTGATATTGCCAATGCTACCATGCATACCACCGGGCAGAGCTTCATGATGAGCTTTCAGGCTTCCGGTCCGCACGCCAATGACCGTGCACTCGAAGCCATTGCCACCGGCTATCATGAACTACAGCGGTATCCTTCCGAACTGGAATGGGAAAAACCAATGGGCAAAACCACCATCCGCCTGAAAAAAACCTTCAAGGCTATTCCCAAAGGAATCGGCGTGGTGATTGGCTGTTCCACCTTCCCGGTATGGAACACATTGCCAGGAGTGTATGCCGATCTGATCACCGGTAATCCGGTCATCATAAAACCTCATCCACGGGCTATTCTGCCTATTGCTATTGCAGTAGGTGCCATACAACAGGTGTTGCAGGAAAACGGCTACGATCCTCATCTGTGTCAGCTGGCAGCAGACAGTTCCGATAATCTTATTGCCAAAAAACTGGCAGAACATCCGGATGTACAGCTGATTGATTACACCGGCAGCAGCGCTTTCGGTAATTATGTAGAGTCCTTACCCGGTAAAACCGTTTTCACAGAAAAAGCCGGTGTCAACTCTGTACTGCTGGACAGCGTGAAAGACCTGGACGCCGTTATTCAAAACCTGGCATTCTCTGTGAGCCTTTATTCCGGTCAGATGTGTACTGCTCCGCAGAACTTCTTTATTCCGGAAACAGGGATTTCCACTGCAGCCGGCCATGTAAGTTTCAACGAAGTGGTACAGCGGTTCAAAGATGCGGTGGTGGCCCTTGTTACCAATCCTAAAATGGGTCCTGGAACATTGGGTGCACTACAGAATGAAGCTACAGCTGCACGTGTACAAGAAGCCCAGCAGCTGGGCGGAAAAGTAGTGCTGGCAAGTACTGCTGTTAACAATGAAGAGTTCAGCAACGCCAGGGTAATGGCACCCGCCATCCTGGAGGTCACCAGTGCTGATAACAATATTTACGAAAAAGAGCTTTTTGGTCCGGTGGTGCTGGTCATCAAAACCAAAGACACCGCGCATACCATCCAGCTCGCCAAACAGATGGCCCGGAAACACGGCGCCATCACCTGTGCGGCTTATACCACCGACAATGCTACCAAAGAAATGATAGCCGATGAAATGAACAGTGTATTTACACCTGTTTCATTTAATCTCACCGGTTATATCTGGGTAAATCAGCATGCGGCCTTCTCCGATTTCCACGTCTCTGGTGGTAATCCTGCGGGCAATGCCAGCTTTACCAACCAGGAATTTATTATCAAACGGTTTGTGTGGGTAGGCAACAGGGAACTGATGGAATAG
- a CDS encoding AMP-dependent synthetase/ligase, producing MMEQPQRLFDVIRYQLENYPLEDMLTSKENGQWRKYSTKEVADITLKFSSGLLKLGIRAGITQNEEKDKIAVISPNRPEWLLTDFACQQIGAALTPIYPTISQHELEFVLNDAEARILFVSDKELLDKILASRDRIPSIREIFTFNKVAGARHWTEILEMADPDNYARIEEIKQNISPEELVTIIYTSGTTGTPKGVMLSHQNIMSNVMACKPYLPVSNNARALSFLPLNHVFERMVTYLYLTSGVPIYYAETMETIADNLREVKPTLFTTVPRLMEKVYEKIMTTGLELKGIKKALFFWAVGLGKRYEINHNMGFWYNIQLKLANKLIFSKWRAALGGNVQAIINGAAACQVRLLKIFTAANLPILEGYGLTETSPVISVNRYNVEDRMFGTVGPVISGVEVKIADDGEILCKGPGVTIGYYKRPDLTADAIIDGWFHTGDIGVLIDHKFLKITDRKKELFKTSGGKFVAPQPIENKFKESPYIEQIMVVGEDRKFTAALIIPSFNNLRTWAQKRGIPTDNTEALLQNKEVIDLYKQAVDKYNQFFNHIEQVKKFLLLPQDWTVDGGELTPTLKVKRKVVLNKYRKEIDSIYTPSGGKVDIESL from the coding sequence ATGATGGAGCAACCGCAGCGATTATTTGATGTAATCCGTTATCAACTGGAAAACTATCCGCTTGAGGATATGTTGACCAGCAAGGAAAACGGCCAATGGAGAAAATATAGTACAAAAGAAGTGGCCGATATTACCCTGAAATTCAGTTCCGGCTTATTGAAACTGGGTATCAGGGCAGGTATCACCCAAAATGAGGAGAAAGACAAGATCGCTGTTATTTCGCCTAACCGGCCGGAATGGTTGTTGACCGACTTCGCCTGCCAGCAGATAGGCGCCGCCTTAACCCCCATCTACCCCACCATCAGCCAGCACGAACTGGAATTTGTACTCAACGATGCCGAAGCCCGCATCCTGTTTGTCAGCGATAAAGAGCTGCTGGACAAAATACTGGCTTCCCGCGACAGAATCCCTTCTATCCGGGAGATCTTCACCTTCAACAAGGTAGCAGGCGCCCGGCACTGGACAGAAATTCTGGAAATGGCCGATCCGGACAACTACGCCCGCATTGAGGAAATCAAACAAAATATCTCTCCGGAAGAACTGGTCACCATCATCTATACTTCCGGCACCACAGGCACCCCTAAGGGCGTGATGCTTAGCCACCAAAATATCATGAGCAATGTAATGGCCTGCAAGCCTTACCTGCCTGTGAGTAACAACGCCAGAGCACTCAGTTTCCTGCCGCTCAACCATGTGTTTGAACGGATGGTCACCTATCTCTATCTGACCAGTGGTGTACCCATCTATTACGCCGAAACTATGGAGACCATCGCTGACAATCTGAGAGAGGTGAAACCGACCCTCTTTACGACAGTGCCCCGGTTGATGGAGAAGGTATACGAAAAAATCATGACTACCGGGCTGGAGCTTAAAGGTATCAAAAAAGCTCTTTTCTTCTGGGCCGTTGGCCTGGGTAAACGTTATGAGATCAATCATAACATGGGCTTCTGGTACAACATACAGCTGAAACTGGCCAACAAGCTGATATTCAGTAAATGGCGGGCAGCCTTGGGCGGTAATGTTCAGGCTATTATAAACGGCGCCGCCGCCTGTCAGGTACGGCTGCTGAAAATATTCACTGCCGCCAATCTCCCTATTCTGGAAGGATATGGGCTTACCGAAACATCTCCTGTTATCAGCGTCAACCGCTACAACGTGGAAGATCGTATGTTCGGCACCGTAGGACCTGTTATCAGCGGCGTAGAAGTAAAAATAGCTGACGACGGAGAAATCCTCTGTAAAGGCCCCGGCGTCACCATCGGTTACTATAAACGCCCCGATCTTACTGCCGACGCCATCATCGATGGCTGGTTCCATACTGGTGATATCGGAGTACTGATAGATCATAAATTCCTGAAAATCACCGACCGGAAAAAAGAACTGTTCAAAACCTCCGGCGGCAAATTCGTGGCACCACAACCCATTGAAAATAAATTCAAGGAGTCACCCTACATCGAACAGATCATGGTAGTAGGCGAAGACCGCAAATTTACCGCGGCGCTCATCATCCCCTCCTTCAATAACCTCCGCACCTGGGCACAGAAACGGGGTATCCCCACCGACAACACGGAGGCTCTACTGCAAAACAAGGAAGTAATAGACCTCTATAAACAGGCCGTAGACAAATACAACCAGTTCTTTAACCATATAGAACAGGTCAAAAAATTCCTGCTGCTGCCGCAGGACTGGACCGTTGATGGCGGAGAGCTCACGCCCACCCTCAAGGTGAAGCGCAAAGTAGTCCTGAACAAGTACCGCAAGGAAATCGACAGCATTTATACTCCATCCGGCGGGAAAGTTGATATAGAAAGTCTTTAA
- a CDS encoding TetR/AcrR family transcriptional regulator, with protein METQERIMDTAFSLFRQYGTRSITMDDIAERMGISKKTLYAHFMDKDDLVFQAITRFINIVGQECLTDREKSADAIQELFLVMEMLDRRLRNMNPVILLDLQKFHARAYQVFLDYQNNSLTSMIRENLERGIQEGLYRPDLDIRILTQYRVYGCMLSFQPETFPGNSDMTRVQKVLLENYLYGVASAKGFKLIEKYKQLSLNI; from the coding sequence ATGGAAACGCAGGAACGTATTATGGACACGGCTTTCAGCCTGTTTCGTCAATATGGCACCCGGTCTATCACCATGGATGACATAGCCGAAAGGATGGGCATCTCCAAAAAGACTCTATATGCCCATTTTATGGATAAAGACGATCTGGTCTTTCAGGCCATCACCCGCTTTATCAACATCGTCGGCCAGGAATGTCTGACAGACCGCGAAAAATCAGCCGATGCTATCCAGGAATTATTCCTTGTCATGGAAATGCTGGACAGACGACTGCGAAACATGAACCCCGTGATCCTGCTCGACCTGCAAAAGTTCCACGCCCGGGCATATCAGGTTTTTCTCGACTATCAGAACAATTCACTGACCAGCATGATCCGCGAAAATCTGGAACGCGGCATCCAGGAAGGACTCTACAGACCGGACCTCGACATCAGAATATTAACACAATACCGCGTATACGGCTGCATGCTCAGCTTCCAGCCGGAAACGTTCCCTGGCAACTCAGATATGACAAGGGTGCAGAAAGTATTGCTGGAGAATTACCTGTACGGAGTAGCATCCGCCAAAGGTTTTAAGCTTATAGAAAAATACAAACAACTATCGCTAAACATATAA
- the serC gene encoding 3-phosphoserine/phosphohydroxythreonine transaminase, translated as MKVHNFNAGPSVLPNEVLYKASKALIDFEGSGMSILEIGHRTAPFIAVMEEARSLVRELMQLDDDFEVLYLHGGATTQFMQVPMNLLESSETAAYVDTGVWSNKAIKEAKLFGFVDVVASSKESNYNHIPKQFNIPQQASYLHITTNNTIYGTQWHMTPVTDVPLIADMSSDIMSRTMDFNKYSLIYAGVQKNMGAAGATMVAIRKSMLGKVTRKIPAILDYRNHIENGSMLNTPPVFAVYISMLTLRWLKEQGGIPAIEKINDKKAALLYDEIDHNPLFRGTVAKEDRSKMNACFIMDKPEMEEEFLKFCKKEDIVGIKGHRLSGGFRVSMYNALPYESVEVMVEAMKYFSLKKA; from the coding sequence ATGAAGGTGCATAATTTTAACGCAGGTCCTTCTGTATTGCCCAACGAGGTACTATACAAAGCCAGTAAAGCCCTTATCGACTTTGAAGGTTCGGGGATGTCTATACTGGAGATAGGTCACAGGACAGCACCGTTTATTGCGGTGATGGAGGAGGCGCGTAGCCTGGTTAGGGAACTGATGCAGCTTGATGACGACTTCGAGGTGCTTTATTTACATGGCGGTGCTACCACGCAGTTTATGCAGGTACCTATGAATCTGCTGGAAAGCAGTGAAACAGCCGCTTATGTAGACACCGGCGTATGGTCCAACAAGGCCATTAAAGAAGCAAAATTGTTTGGCTTCGTAGATGTTGTAGCCAGCTCCAAAGAAAGTAACTACAACCACATCCCAAAACAATTCAACATCCCTCAGCAGGCCAGTTACCTGCACATTACCACCAACAATACCATCTATGGTACACAGTGGCATATGACCCCGGTAACAGACGTACCCCTGATTGCGGACATGAGTAGTGATATCATGAGCCGTACCATGGACTTCAACAAGTATTCGCTGATCTATGCCGGTGTTCAGAAGAACATGGGCGCAGCCGGCGCTACCATGGTAGCCATCCGCAAAAGCATGCTGGGTAAAGTAACCCGCAAAATCCCGGCTATACTGGATTACAGAAACCATATAGAAAACGGGTCCATGCTGAATACCCCTCCCGTATTTGCGGTATATATCTCCATGCTCACCCTTCGCTGGTTGAAAGAGCAAGGTGGTATACCAGCCATCGAAAAGATCAATGATAAAAAGGCAGCCCTGCTGTATGACGAAATTGACCACAACCCGCTGTTCCGCGGCACCGTGGCCAAGGAAGACCGCAGCAAGATGAACGCCTGCTTCATCATGGACAAACCGGAGATGGAAGAAGAATTCCTGAAATTCTGTAAAAAAGAAGATATCGTGGGTATCAAAGGTCACCGCCTGTCTGGTGGTTTCCGCGTATCCATGTACAACGCACTGCCCTATGAAAGCGTGGAAGTTATGGTAGAAGCCATGAAATATTTCTCGCTGAAGAAAGCATAA
- a CDS encoding DUF502 domain-containing protein has product MSPKLKFKVFASRLLRYFFQGLLILAPIGITALTLYWAFVTIDNIIPKEIIPANGSYSFLKYKGVGFALVLILVVVVGYLSSSFIIGRIFDLFDHLLERTPFIKYIYTSIKDVFDAFVGEKKKFDHPVLVQIYGIDVWEMGFITQTDVSSLGMEGYMAVYVPHAYAITGKVFIVPKERVKPLENISAGEAMKFAVSGGVTNI; this is encoded by the coding sequence ATGTCACCGAAACTCAAGTTTAAAGTGTTTGCGTCCCGTTTGTTGCGGTATTTCTTTCAGGGCCTGCTGATACTGGCCCCTATCGGGATCACTGCACTAACATTATACTGGGCGTTTGTTACGATTGATAATATTATTCCGAAGGAGATCATTCCTGCTAACGGCTCCTATAGCTTTCTGAAATACAAGGGGGTAGGTTTTGCGCTGGTACTGATACTGGTCGTAGTAGTGGGATATCTGAGTTCCTCTTTTATTATAGGGAGGATCTTCGATTTGTTTGATCATCTGCTGGAGCGTACACCTTTTATCAAGTACATTTATACTTCCATCAAAGATGTATTTGATGCATTTGTGGGTGAGAAGAAAAAATTTGATCATCCTGTGCTGGTGCAGATTTACGGGATTGATGTGTGGGAGATGGGATTCATCACGCAGACAGACGTGAGCAGTCTGGGTATGGAAGGATACATGGCCGTATATGTACCACATGCATATGCTATTACCGGTAAAGTATTTATTGTTCCGAAGGAGCGGGTGAAACCGCTGGAAAACATATCTGCCGGCGAAGCGATGAAGTTTGCCGTAAGCGGAGGAGTAACAAATATTTAG
- a CDS encoding 2TM domain-containing protein, with the protein METTQQRDERLWRIAKARAGFKSHLIIYLVINMGLWAVWFLTDRDMSEGIPWPAWPALGWGIALAYQYFNAFRKDYDDTLKRI; encoded by the coding sequence ATGGAAACTACTCAGCAAAGAGATGAACGTCTCTGGCGTATTGCAAAAGCCAGGGCCGGCTTCAAATCTCATCTTATCATTTACCTGGTTATCAATATGGGATTATGGGCTGTATGGTTCCTTACAGACAGGGACATGTCTGAAGGGATACCCTGGCCGGCATGGCCAGCACTGGGCTGGGGCATCGCCCTGGCATATCAGTACTTTAACGCCTTCCGTAAAGACTATGATGATACGCTGAAAAGAATATGA